Proteins from a single region of Aythya fuligula isolate bAytFul2 chromosome 3, bAytFul2.pri, whole genome shotgun sequence:
- the INSM1 gene encoding insulinoma-associated protein 1, producing the protein MARARLKAAAAAARGREGERAPLPPGAEAASRGGAAKMPRGFLVKRSRRPTPVSYRVRACREVAPLPAGGGAPVPACPAAPPPAPRDSPPPVPFGTPDAAVQALYSPTRPVSRDKYLERGFSLGSPVSAESFPAPAVPSTMDPLLFAPAELKLWAAAAAGHAEAPAANNGPGAAPAAPGLAPPPPVGAPPAAAASGRPQPGKRPPGAAEAGRQKAPSGKKAKAIRKLTFEDEVTTSPVLGLRIKEGPVEAPAKARGGCARPLGEFICQLCKEEYGDPFALAQHRCSRIVRVEYRCPECDKVFSCPANLASHRRWHKPRAPAAKGGPEPGRAPAEEPPKEASGSERDTPSPGGGSEAGSEEGLFECPRCAKRFRRQAYLRKHLLGHPAPAPAPAPGAGAALAPTPAPVPVPVPGPAPEPAAEVPPAPPPAECRLCPVCGETFPSKSSQERHLRLLHAAQVFPCKYCPATFYSSPGLTRHINKCHPSENRQVILLQVPLRPAC; encoded by the coding sequence ATGGCCCGGGCCCGCTTaaaggcggcggcggcggcagcgcgggGCCGAGAGGGGGAGCGAGCGCCGCTGCCGCCGGGCGCGGAGGCGGCCTCCCGCGGAGGCGCCGCCAAGATGCCCCGCGGCTTCCTGGTGAAGCGCAGCCGGCGGCCCACGCCCGTCTCCTACCGGGTGCGCGCCTGCCGCGAGgtcgccccgctccccgccggcGGCGGCGCCCCGGTGCCCGCctgccccgccgcgccgccgccggctCCGCGGGACTCGCCGCCGCCGGTGCCCTTCGGGACGCCAGATGCCGCCGTGCAGGCGCTGTACAGCCCGACGCGGCCCGTCAGCAGGGACAAGTACCTGGAGCGCGGCTTCAGCCTGGGCTCGCCCGTCTCGGCGGAGTCCTTCCCCGCGCCGGCCGTGCCCAGCACCATGGACCCGCTGCTCTTCGCCCCCGCCGAGCTCAAGCTCTgggctgccgccgccgccggccaCGCCGAAGCGCCCGCCGCCAACAACGGCCCCGgcgcggcccccgccgcccccggcctcGCGCCACCCCCCCCGGTTGgggccccccccgccgccgccgcctccggccgcccccagcccggcAAGCGGCCGCCGGGCGCGGCGGAGGCCGGCAGGCAGAAAGCGCCGTCGGGCAAGAAGGCGAAGGCGATCCGCAAGCTGACCTTCGAGGACGAGGTGACCACGTCgcccgtgctggggctgcgcATCAAGGAGGGCCCGGTGGAGGCGCCGGCCAAGGCGCGGGGCGGCTGCGCCCGGCCGCTGGGCGAGTTcatctgccagctctgcaaGGAGGAGTACGGGGACCCCTTCGCGCTGGCGCAGCACCGCTGCTCGCGCATCGTCCGCGTGGAGTACCGCTGCCCCGAGTGCGACAAAGTCTTCTCCTGCCCCGCAAACCTCGCCTCCCACCGCCGCTGGCACAAGCCGCGCGCGCCCGCCGCCAAGGGCGGccccgagccgggccgggcacCGGCGGAGGAGCCGCCGAAGGAGGCGAGCGGCAGCGAGCGGGACACGCCGAGCCCCGGCGGCGGCTCGGAGGCGGGCTCCGAGGAGGGGCTCTTCGAGTGCCCGCGCTGCGCCAAGCGGTTCCGCCGGCAGGCCTACCTGCGCAAGCACCTGCTGGGTcacccggccccggccccggccccggccccgggagcGGGAGCGGCCCTGGCCCCGAccccggccccggtcccggtcccggtccccgGTCCGGCCCCCGAGCCCGCCGCCGAGGTgccgcccgcgccgccgcccgccgagTGCCGCCTGTGCCCCGTGTGCGGGGAGACCTTCCCCAGCAAGAGCAGCCAGGAGCGGCACCTGCGCCTCCTGCACGCCGCCCAGGTCTTCCCCTGCAAGTACTGCCCGGCCACCTTCTACAGCTCGCCCGGCCTCACCCGGCACATCAACAAGTGCCACCCGTCGGAGAACAGGCAGGTCATCCTGCTCCAGGTGCCGCTGCGCCCCGCCTGCTAG